A genomic segment from Glycine soja cultivar W05 chromosome 20, ASM419377v2, whole genome shotgun sequence encodes:
- the LOC114401327 gene encoding cationic amino acid transporter 7, chloroplastic-like — translation MDSSSSSSSFSSLRAYLSALSHTPTRLALRALSVSTSYDEMSQVRARSGTSMRKTLRWFDLVSLGIGGMVGAGVFVTTGHATLYAGPAVLLSYAIAGFCALLSAFCYTEFAVDMPVAGGAFSYLRVTFGEFAAFLTGANLVADYVLSNAAVARGLTAYLGTTIGISSAKWRLTVPSLPKGFNEIDFVAVAVVLLITLVICYSTRESSVVNMILTALHILFIAFVIMMGFWRGNWKNFTEPANPHNPSGFFPHGAAGVFKGAALVYLSYIGYDAVSTMAEEVRDPVKDIPVGVSGSVVVVTVLYCLMAASMTKLLPYDVINAEAPFSAAFSGRSDGWGWVSRVIGVGASFGILTSLLVAMLGQARYMCVIGRSNVVPSWFARVHPKTSTPVNASAFLGIFTAAIALFTDLDVLLNLVCIGTLFVFYMVANAVIYRRYVATGTTNPWPTLSFLCSFSITAIMFTLIWKFVPTGGAKAGMLSVSGVIAIAILQLFHCMVPQVRKPEFWGVPFMPWIPSISIFLNVFLLGSLDGPSYVRFGFFSAVAVLFYVFYSVHASFDAEGDDSLTANKNGEIHVESKEIEDQSFEV, via the exons ATggactcctcctcctcctcctcatcgTTTTCGAGCCTCCGCGCGTACCTCAGCGCACTCTCCCACACCCCCACGCGCCTCGCCCTACGCGCCCTCTCCGTCTCCACATCCTACGATGAGATGAGCCAGGTCCGCGCCCGCTCCGGCACCAGCATGCGCAAGACCCTCCGATGGTTCGACCTCGTCTCCCTCGGCATCGGCGGAATGGTCGGCGCCGGCGTCTTCGTCACCACCGGCCACGCCACCCTCTACGCCGGCCCCGCCGTCCTCCTCTCCTACGCCATTGCCGGCTTCTGCGCCCTCCTCTCCGCCTTCTGCTACACCGAGTTCGCCGTCGACATGCCCGTCGCCGGCGGCGCCTTCAGCTACCTCCGCGTCACCTTTG GTGAATTTGCAGCCTTTCTGACCGGCGCAAACCTTGTGGCGGACTACGTGCTTTCCAATGCCGCCGTTGCCAGAGGCTTGACGGCGTACCTAGGCACCACAATCGGAATCTCCTCAGCCAAATGGCGCCTCACGGTGCCGTCTCTTCCCAAAGGCTTCAACGAAATAGACTTCGTCGCTGTCGCCGTCGTTTTGCTCATCACTCTCGTCATCTGCTACAG CACGAGGGAGAGTTCTGTGGTGAACATGATTCTGACGGCGCTGCACATATTGTTCATAGCGTTTGTGATAATGATGGGGTTCTGGAGAGGGAATTGGAAGAACTTCACCGAACCCGCCAACCCACATAATCCCTCCGGTTTCTTCCCGCACGGTGCAGCGGGCGTCTTTAAAGGTGCTGCCTTGGTTTACTTGAGTTACATTGGTTATGATGCGGTTTCAACCATGGCAGAAGAAGTGCGGGACCCAGTCAAGGATATTCCGGTCGGCGTGTCGGGTTCTGTCGTTGTCGTCACGGTTCTCTATTGTCTTATGGCAGCATCCATGACCAAACTTCTCCCTTACGATGTG ATCAATGCGGAAGCACCGTTTTCGGCGGCGTTCAGTGGAAGATCGGACGGTTGGGGATGGGTGTCTCGAGTGATAGGAGTGGGGGCCAGTTTCGGGATATTGACGTCACTGTTGGTGGCGATGCTGGGTCAGGCTCGTTATATGTGCGTCATCGGCCGCTCCAATGTGGTCCCCTCTTGGTTCGCTAGGGTCCACCCCAAAACCTCTACCCCTGTCAACGCCTCCGCCTTTCTTG GTATCTTCACAGCTGCAATAGCTCTTTTCACTGATCTTGATGTCCTCTTAAATCTGGTGTGTATTGGCACCCTCTTTGTCTTTTACATGGTGGCAAATGCCGTGATCTATAGACGTTATGTGGCTACAGGGACAACGAATCCATGGCCTACATTGTCCTTCCTCTGCTCATTTTCCATAACCGCAATCATGTTCACCCTTATTTGGAAATTTGTACCCACAGGAGGGGCGAAGGCAGGGATGCTCAGTGTCAGTGGTGTTATTGCGATTGCAATATTACAACTTTTCCATTGCATGGTCCCTCAAGTTCGAAAGCCAGAATTCTGGGGTGTCCCATTCATGCCGTGGATACCCTCTATATCAATCTTTCTGAATGTGTTTCTGTTGGGATCACTGGATGGGCCATCCTATGTTCGATTTGGATTCTTTTCGGCTGTTGCGGTGCTTTTCTATGTCTTCTACAGTGTTCATGCCAGCTTTGATGCTGAAGGAGATGATTCTTTGACTGCAAATAAGAATGGGGAAATCCACGTGGAatcaaaagaaattgaagaccAAAGTTTCGAAGTGTAG
- the LOC114403339 gene encoding pentatricopeptide repeat-containing protein At5g04780, mitochondrial — protein MKTLRRCERFCNCYGIHIRKLTVISEAKPESSKVENVVHIDRVSNLHYLLQLCAKTRSSMGGRACHAQIIRIGLEMDILTSNMLINMYSKCSLVDSARKKFNEMPVKSLVSWNTVIGALTQNAEDREALKLLIQMQREGTPFNEFTISSVLCNCAFKCAILECMQLHAFSIKAAIDSNCFVGTALLHVYAKCSSIKDASQMFESMPEKNAVTWSSMMAGYVQNGFHEEALLIFRNAQLMGFDQDPFMISSAVSACAGLATLIEGKQVHAISHKSGFGSNIYVASSLIDMYAKCGCIREAYLVFQGVLEVRSIVLWNAMISGFARHARAPEAMILFEKMQQRGFFPDDVTYVCVLNACSHMGLHEEGQKYFDLMVRQHNLSPSVLHYSCMIDILGRAGLVHKAYDLIERMPFNATSSMWGSLLASCKIYGNIEFAEIAAKYLFEMEPNNAGNHILLANIYAANKKWDEVARARKLLRETDVRKERGTSWIEIKNKIHSFTVGERNHPQIDDIYAKLDNLVVELKKLNYKVDTSNDLHDVEENRKQMLLRHHSEKLAITFGLMCLPRDIPIRIIKNLRICGDCHTFMKLVSKSTSREIIVRDTNRFHHFKDGFCSCGEFW, from the coding sequence ATGAAAACGTTGAGAAGGTGTGAGAGATTTTGTAATTGTTACGGCATCCATATCAGGAAATTAACAGTTATTTCTGAGGCCAAACCTGAGTCCTCCAAAGTTGAAAATGTTGTTCACATAGATCGTGTGTCAAATTTGCACTATCTTTTGCAGTTATGTGCGAAAACAAGATCATCCATGGGAGGAAGAGCATGCCATGCTCAGATTATTCGCATCGGCTTGGAAATGGACATATTAACGTCAAATATGCTGATTAACATGTACTCCAAATGCTCTTTAGTTGACAGTGCTCGCAAAAAGTTCAATGAAATGCCAGTGAAAAGCTTAGTTTCGTGGAATACAGTGATTGGAGCACTTACCCAGAATGCAGAGGATCGGGAAGCTCTAAAACTCTTAATTCAAATGCAAAGAGAGGGAACACCATTCAATGAATTTACCATTTCCAGTGTTCTATGCAACTGTGCCTTCAAATGTGCTATACTTGAGTGCATGCAGTTGCATGCTTTTTCAATTAAGGCTGCCATAGATTCAAATTGTTTTGTTGGAACTGCTTTACTCCATGTCTATGCTAAGTGCTCTTCAATAAAAGATGCAAGTCAGATGTTTGAGAGTATGCCTGAAAAGAACGCTGTTACGTGGAGTTCAATGATGGCAGGATATGTGCAAAATGGGTTTCATGAAGAGGCCTTGCTAATTTTTCGCAATGCTCAGTTGATGGGTTTTGATCAGGACCCATTTATGATATCATCTGCTGTTAGTGCTTGCGCTGGCCTGGCAACTTTGATTGAAGGGAAGCAAGTGCATGCCATTTCACATAAGTCTGGATTTGGTTCAAACATTTATGTTGCTTCCTCCCTTATAGACATGTATGCCAAATGTGGCTGCATAAGAGAAGCTTACCTTGTGTTTCAAGGTGTTTTGGAGGTTAGGAGCATTGTTTTATGGAACGCAATGATCTCTGGGTTTGCTAGACATGCTCGTGCACCAGAGGCTATGATCTTATTTGAAAAAATGCAGCAAAGAGGCTTCTTTCCTGATGATGTAACATATGTGTGTGTACTAAATGCATGTAGTCATATGGGTTTGCATGAAGAAGGACAGAAATATTTTGATCTCATGGTCAGACAGCACAATCTTTCACCGAGTGTCCTTCACTACTCATGTATGATTGATATTCTTGGTCGAGCAGGACTTGTTCACAAGGCTTATGACTTGATAGAAAGAATGCCATTTAATGCAACTAGTTCTATGTGGGGTTCACTTCTAGCCTCTTGTAAAATTTATGGCAATATTGAGTTTGCTGAGATTGCCGCCAAGTATCTGTTTGAAATGGAGCCTAACAATGCAGGAAACCACATTTTGTTAGCAAATATATATGCAGCTAATAAAAAGTGGGATGAAGTTGCAAGAGCAAGGAAGCTTCTGAGAGAAACTGATGTGAGGAAGGAAAGGGGTACAAGTTGGAttgaaattaagaataaaattcattcattTACTGTTGGTGaaagaaatcatccacaaatcGATGATATTTATGCTAAGTTGGATAATTTAGTGGTAGAGTTGAAGAAGTTGAATTACAAGGTTGATACCAGTAATGACCTGCACGACGTGGAAGAGAACAGGAAACAGATGCTTTTGAGGCACCACAGTGAGAAGCTTGCCATTACCTTTGGATTGATGTGTTTGCCTAGAGATATACCAATAAGGATTATAAAAAATCTCAGAATTTGTGGTGATTGCCACACTTTTATGAAACTTGTGTCCAAGTCTACAAGCAGGGAGATTATTGTTCGAGATACAAACCGTTTTCACCACTTTAAGGATGGATTCTGTTCCTGTGGAGAGTTTTGGTAA
- the LOC114403338 gene encoding uncharacterized protein LOC114403338, translated as MSAMEKHVVQIFERKKRIIDQSRQQCHLWEQHLFPKLRLNGIPPPPWLCNSSRHADPQGLSKDDLVSEVLISQPQYRVPFPSVCSNLDAVSYGVQYPIGLHNEGRALEKECNTGDGVSNFPDCPVNYAVCASSGPPELDSGAVSPPQNQIETRASDSHHDPAPSLAKLQRSKSRQKALELRNSAKAPRRLSGEDDNACVCAGTVTGSAPSTQEAEHAMESDVVKDFHSNIQSCSMEEMEACVYVTNYSGRMTRSKSSSQKFNSLNVASPSVAKEDGPPPNNLNESFEIVNQPCFANASCGINEANKGEYQSKEAGKSVYDERLTESRSSSQARCNRELLKLDSTLGSGKGVDFCDHRQPITHAQLTDLSKASDCNNGSGRNTVKDGNSCLSKQESNIHGMIKLLRSSCPSPGHDLMMTGGFVRSIDKSVPLPQPSISQNSQDLVLSVVGTFNSQKDLDFSALKPNDRLSRSGSEKIEKVLKSSRYNFCEQSATCSESAGKKSWNVPPTKLDARRLSSSPKYSKLDTETGRNSADKENVAALAASGKMRAVATSANEGSLRPVSSSNLYGGPSNLESVYVEAAVDEKVLDVQENIPYGALPTDNVEHRSAAIVGEVEADFDGLVEKDPYCVIPKVGQNVSVLKPPTDFTMSVMPKQLDFDDVEETSMSGICSPDLKEGQQGVSPEEPLNSLEPVKLLEEETSSVCQSKCNSLGEMPSLQMQEVPIREEEPRMEYCASHLEEEDIARATLSAAPPNKEMLMVQNGFCILTSSLMNHSCPSQVARENSSRSLSKEVMPTKFVSVNSTLENDESSAKLADSSEAVTGNDLHKSTDANVTNFTVAFPFSAPMADVNVGLARQGPNSITLCQDGDVLRKTLLSEGKITSFSPDFQIFRSSTKSFTYDVEHSCPQHKRRKIEIETERFRAASSNLLEKPCDSIDQRPASRNLSIEEDSREVALEVQNLPSDPEDDIGHQSISNIPTDEMQYNGECQTMEDSSLKVRKEEKCTLDGRDRSEDTLLLAVANPSGFSIDSTMGCTMDEKVESWHHQVSCGQECAEHLSCVEKSTSSRRVYPGGNAKFSDGMSASPGMQCLDLVGTDETIPELEGFIMQADNAQPCITGDQMNLEEMDLEKMDLEEIDLPSNSIDYTSLGKSRFMHSSLCNTLTPYKIHNVPEPYQSLPNGLLKGLGIRTSLPLSDGSPRSLSDCQPNCKGQYTSSVQTLWDRINSNLGSSGKRKSLKLDLPCITEENENVDEIPGTFQRGIGSEEMAGSNIREPLAEIVDNANPSPSVLQDDILTGGRKDILSTEFNLSGTCDKVKNKLDKQDGNRKRFTRKGKENHNISLGANGVKRTAGSVCKRPSRPKLSGKDSMKQGPINNIVSNVSSFIPLVQQKQAAAVVTGKRDVKVKALEAAEAAKRMAEKKENERKMKKEVLRLERERLELELQKKKKEEERKKKEEQMAAKKRQMEDEEKKEKEKKRKRVNDKKKQQQDHMKIQAKKEEIKIQRRATDEVQENKKIIDERENHKNLSVQDKRECNMEKISETEPLAMEDLANDKKESHPDYSESVNDCANNGQVMDNLIKATKDDDLIIKDSLQEQSYDISPYRGSDDEDEDEDDLPNNKLIPSWASKHSLSLIVSSQKMDPETIFPPQSFCNIAEVLLPRKLQLQ; from the exons ATGTCGGCGATGGAGAAGCACGTCGTGCAGATCTTCGAGCGAAAGAAGCGAATCATCGACCAATCACGACAACAGTGCCATCTCTGGGAGCAACACCTTTTCCCCAAACTCCGCCTCAACGGAATTCCCCCTCCGCCATGGCTCTGCAACTCTTCCCGTCACGCAGATCCACAAG GGTTAAGCAAAGATGATCTCGTTTCCGAAGTTCTAATTTCGCAACCACAATATAGAGTTCCTTTCCCCAGTGTGTGCAGCAATCTCGATGCTGTGTCCTATGGTGTTCAGTATCCAATTGGTTTGCATAATGAAGGTCGTGCTTTAGAAAAGGAGTGTAACACGGGAGATGGGGTTTCGAATTTTCCAGATTGTCCTGTCAACTATGCTGTATGTGCCTCAAGTGGTCCTCCTGAATTGGATTCAGGTGCTGTATCACCACCTCAGAATCAGATTGAAACAAGGGCCTCAGACAGTCACCACGACCCAGCTCCGTCTCTCGCAAAGTTGCAAAGGTCAAAGTCGAGGCAGAAGGCTCTGGAGCTACGTAATAGTGCAAAAGCACCCAGACGATTGTCAGGAGAAGATGATAATGCCTGTGTCTGTGCTGGCACAGTTACAGGTTCTGCACCCTCAACTCAAGAGGCAGAACATGCAATGGAGTCGGATGTGGTCAAAGATTTTCATTCCAACATCCAAAGTTGTTCCATGGAAGAAATGGAAGCATGTGTCTATGTAACTAACTACTCTGGCCGGATGACAAGATCTAAAAGCTCATCCCAGAAATTCAACTCTTtgaatgttgctagtccttctGTAGCGAAGGAAGATGGCCCTCCGCCTAATAATTTGAATGAGTCATTCGAGATAGTCAACCAACCTTGTTTTGCAAATGCAAGTTGTGGCATCAATGAAGCAAATAAAGGAGAGTATCAGAGCAAGGAAGCTGGAAAAAGTGTGTATGATGAGAGATTAACAGAATCTAGAAGTTCTAGCCAGGCCAGATGTAACCGTGAATTGTTGAAGCTTGATAGCACCTTGGGCAGTGGCAAAGGAGTTGACTTCTGTGATCATAGACAACCAATTACACATGCTCAACTAACAGATTTAAGCAAAGCCTCTGATTGTAACAATGGAAGTGGTAGGAATACAGTTAAAGATGGCAATTCCTGCCTCAGCAAACAAGAAAGTAACATTCATGGTATGATAAAGTTACTTAGAAGTTCCTGCCCGTCACCAGGTCATGATCTTATGATGACTGGTGGTTTTGTAAGGTCTATTGACAAATCAGTGCCTTTACCTCAACCTTCAATTTCACAGAATTCACAGGATCTTGTGCTGTCTGTTGTTGGGACATTCAATAGTCAAAAGGATCTGGACTTTTCTGCGCTAAAACCAAACGATCGTTTGAGTAGAAGTGGTTCTGAAAAGATTGAAAAAGTACTGAAGTCTTCCAGATACAATTTCTGTGAGCAGAGTGCTACCTGCTCTGAATCTGCTGGTAAGAAGTCTTGGAATGTACCGCCTACCAAACTGGATGCTAGAAGGTTATCCTCAAGTCCAAAGTATTCCAAATTAGATACAGAAACTGGCAGGAATTCTGCAGACAAGGAGAACGTTGCGGCACTAGCTGCTTCTGGAAAAATGAGGGCTGTGGCTACTTCTGCAAATGAAGGATCATTAAGGCCAGTGAGTTCTTCCAATTTATATGGTGGGCCTTCAAATTTAGAATCAGTATATGTTGAAGCAGCGGTGGATGAGAAAGTCTTGGATGTTCAAGAAAATATACCGTATGGTGCCCTTCCCACTGATAATGTTGAGCACAGATCTGCTGCAATTGTTGGCGAAGTTGAAGCTGACTTTGATGGATTAGTTGAAAAAGATCCTTATTGTGTTATCCCTAAGGTTGGGCAGAATGTATCAGTCTTGAAGCCGCCCACTGATTTTACCATGTCTGTGATGCCTAAGcaacttgattttgatgatgtagaGGAGACAAGTATGAGTGGAATTTGTAGTCCTGATTTGAAAGAGGGTCAACAGGGAGTGTCACCAGAAGAACCTCTGAACTCTTTGGAACCTGTAAAATTACTTGAAGAGGAAACTTCTTCTGTATGCCAAAGTAAGTGCAACTCCTTAGGGGAGATGCCTTCGCTGCAAATGCAGGAAGTACCGATCAGAGAAGAGGAGCCTCGTATGGAATATTGTGCAAGTCACTTAGAGGAGGAAGATATAGCTAGGGCAACACTAAGTGCCGCGCCACCAAACAAAGAGATGCTTATGGTTCAGAATGGATTCTGTATTCTTACTTCTTCGTTGATGAATCATTCTTGTCCTTCACAAGTTGCCCGTGAAAATTCATCAAGAAGTTTGTCAAAAGAAGTTATGCCAACCAAATTTGTTTCAGTAAACAGTACACTAGAAAATGATGAAAGTAGTGCTAAGTTGGCAGATTCTTCTGAAGCAGTTACGGGAAATGATCTGCATAAATCCACAGATGCAAATGTTACAAATTTCACTGTTGCGTTCCCATTTTCTGCTCCCATGGCTGATGTGAATGTTGGTTTGGCACGACAGGGTCCTAATAGCATTACCTTGTGTCAAGATGGTGACGTGTTGCGGAAGACATTGCTCAGCGAAGGAAAAATTACCAGTTTTTCACCTGATTTCCAGATTTTCAGAAGTTCCACTAAAAGTTTCACTTATGATGTGGAACATTCTTGTCCTCAGCATAAAAGAAGGAAGATTGAAATTGAAACGGAGAGATTTCGAGCCGCCTCTTCAAACCTCTTGGAAAAACCATGTGATTCTATTGACCAAAGGCCCGCAAGTAGAAACTTGAGTATTGAAGAAGACAGCCGGGAGGTTGCCCTAGAAGTTCAAAATTTGCCATCTGATCCAGAGGATGATATAGGACATCAATCTATTAGTAACATCCCAACAGATGAAATGCAATACAACGGGGAATGCCAAACAATGGAAGACTCTTCACTTAAAGTGCGAAAAGAAGAG AAATGTACTTTGGATGGAAGAGACAGAAGTGAAGACACCCTTCTGTTGGCAGTGGCAAATCCATCAGGTTTTAGTATTGACTCAACGATGGGATGCACCATGGATGAGAAGGTGGAGTCGTGGCATCATCAGGTCAGTTGTGGACAGGAATGTGCAGAACATCTGAGTTGTGTTGAAAAAAGCACCTCAAGTAGAAGAGTGTATCCAGGAGGAAATGCTAAATTCTCAGATGGAATGTCTGCTTCTCCAGGAATGCAATGCTTGGATTTGGTTGGTACAGATGAGACTATACCAGAGCTTGAAGGGTTCATTATGCAAGCAGATAATGCACAGCCATGCATTACTGGAGATCAAATGAATTTGGAAGAGATGGATTTGGAAAAGATGGATTTGGAAGAGATAGATCTTCCAAGTAACTCAATAGATTATACATCCCTTGGTAAATCTAGGTTCATGCATTCTTCATTGTGCAATACTTTAACCCCATATAAGATTCATAACGTACCAGAGCCCTATCAGTCTTTACCTAATGGACTTCTGAAGGGCTTAGGTATAAGGACTTCCCTTCCTCTAAGCGATGGAAGTCCAAGGTCCCTTTCTGATTGCCAACCAAATTGCAAGGGTCAGTACACTTCTTCAGTTCAAACTCTTTGGGATCGAATTAATTCGAACCTGGGCAGTTCAGGAAAGCGTAAGAGTTTAAAACTAGACCTTCCCTGCATtactgaagaaaatgaaaatgtggACGAGATTCCTGGTACATTCCAAAGGGGCATTGGTTCCGAAGAAATGGCTGGTTCAAATATTAGAGAACCCCTAGCTGAGATTGTAGATAATGCAAACCCCTCTCCATCAGTTTTACAAGATGATATATTAACAGGTGGACGTAAAGATATTTTAAGCACAGAGTTTAACCTCAGTGGGACTTGcgataaggtaaaaaataagCTTGACAAGCAGGATGGCAATAGGAAAAGATTCACAAGAAAGGGGAAGGAGAACCATAATATTTCTCTTGGAGCGAATGGTGTCAAGAGGACTGCTGGATCAGTTTGCAAAAGGCCTAGTAGGCCGAAGTTATCTGGAAAAGATAGTATGAAACAAGGCCCCATTAACAATATTGTATCCAACGTTTCTTCCTTTATTCCATTagttcaacaaaaacaagcgGCTGCTGTTGTTACAG GCAAGAGAGATGTCAAAGTGAAGGCCCTGGAGGCAGCTGAGGCTGCCAAGCGTATGgctgaaaaaaaagagaacgaGCGCAAGATGAAGAAGGAGGTGTTGCGACTTGAGCGGGAAAGGTTGGAGCTGGAActgcagaagaaaaagaaagaggaagaacgaaagaaaaaagaggaacaAATGGCAGCAAAGAAGCGGCAGAtggaagatgaagaaaaaaaggagaaagaaaaaaaaaggaagcgaGTTAATGACAAGAAGAAGCAGCAGCAAGACCATATGAAGATACAGGCCAAGAAGGAAGAGATAAAAATACAACGCCGAGCTACG GATGAAGtccaagaaaataagaaaattatagatgaaagagaaaatCATAAGAATTTGTCGGTGCAAGACAAAAGAGAGTGCAATATGGAGAAAATTTCTGAAACCGAACCGTTGGCCATGGAAGATTTGGCAAATGACAAAAAAGAATCGCATCCTGATTATTCGGAATCTGTGAATGATTGTGCTAATAATGGACag GTAATGGACAATCTGATTAAAGCCACTAAAGATGATGACTTGATCATAAAAGACTCACTTCAAGAGCAGTCATACGATATCTCTCCATATAGAGGttcagatgatgaagatgaagacgAGGATGACCTTCCAAATAATAAGTTAATCCCTTCATGGGCAAG TAAGCATAGCCTGTCTCTGATTGTTTCTTCCCAGAAAATGGACCCAGAAACGATATTTCCTCCGCAAAGTTTTTGTAATATAGCAGAag TTCTCCTGCCTCGGAAGCTTCAGTTACAGTAG